One window of the Chryseobacterium camelliae genome contains the following:
- a CDS encoding ATP-dependent Clp protease ATP-binding subunit, with protein MGVLVTNETVKQLFHIAQSIARENYNATYGAPHILQALMHKDIGLNEFLKSIDKDPGYFYEWADVRIEDYPKTTHLPDEAGQDETVDRIVEEADDIRLKLGLDEITPVCILTAIVKPQVAFSLQQLKSLPLREHEVFNLYRKDTPFAAGENGEFSSIFSKGSDFSEASFPSIKNYCVDRTAQAKKGELENIIGRDKELRMLVEILCRRSKPNVIIIGEPGVGKTALVEGFAIEINKGNVPEMLKNATLLELDTGALLAGTSYKGEIEDRLKKIINECKKIEKAILFIDEIHTLLDPKGSIGNVANLLKPELARGEITVIGATTQEEYRKIIEPEQAFNRRFEVLTVHEPDEKTCVKMIDVLLDGYKKHHGIEVEKTALPECVRLAKRYAKGKKLPDAAIDLLDRTMSAIKMLDELSEKELDSWKSSYESLLLETYPDEKDKADELIWTYNLLRDKISPILWGSLSEQPALDNSMPVEEIRKVIDRTYEELLQHASKKREKVDRLELAAVMAAKTNIPIGKIQAQEKEKLLNMESMLLKRVVGQDHALKILSDAIVENRSGLNKPGQPIGSFFLLGPTGTGKTELAKSMAELLFNDEKAMVRFDMSEFKEEHSAALLYGAPPGYVGYEEGGMLVNKIRQQPYTVVLFDEIEKAHHSVFDVFLQIMDEGKVHDKLGKEGDFSNALILFTSNIGSEEIVRQFEEGKIPESSALMQIMSGSGKFRPEFLARITEIIPFAPITESIAERIFNIQLKSLHSSLNRLGITLKISDEAVKNLALGGFSSKYGARQISGVIRAQLARPISKMIVREEVKAGQTIFADWDHEEQKVSWKVEEA; from the coding sequence ATGGGAGTACTGGTCACCAACGAAACGGTAAAACAGCTTTTTCATATTGCGCAGTCTATTGCAAGAGAAAATTATAATGCCACATACGGTGCACCGCATATCCTGCAGGCTTTGATGCATAAGGATATCGGTTTGAATGAATTTCTAAAAAGCATAGATAAGGATCCGGGCTATTTTTACGAATGGGCGGATGTGCGCATCGAAGACTATCCTAAAACCACGCATCTTCCCGATGAAGCCGGACAGGATGAAACGGTTGACCGTATCGTGGAGGAAGCAGACGATATACGCCTGAAGCTGGGGCTGGATGAAATCACACCGGTCTGCATCCTTACGGCTATTGTAAAGCCTCAGGTAGCTTTCAGCCTTCAGCAGCTTAAATCACTGCCACTGCGGGAACATGAGGTATTTAACCTGTACCGGAAAGATACGCCTTTCGCTGCCGGAGAAAACGGGGAATTTTCTTCTATTTTTTCCAAGGGTTCAGATTTTTCCGAAGCCTCTTTCCCTTCCATTAAAAACTATTGCGTAGACAGGACCGCGCAGGCTAAAAAAGGGGAACTGGAGAATATCATCGGGCGGGATAAGGAGTTGAGGATGCTTGTAGAAATCCTGTGCCGCAGAAGCAAGCCCAACGTTATTATCATCGGGGAACCCGGAGTGGGGAAAACAGCCCTGGTGGAAGGATTTGCTATAGAAATCAATAAAGGTAACGTTCCGGAAATGCTTAAGAATGCAACGCTGCTTGAACTGGATACCGGTGCACTGCTGGCAGGCACTTCCTATAAAGGCGAAATTGAAGACCGCCTGAAAAAGATCATTAATGAATGCAAAAAAATAGAAAAGGCCATCCTTTTCATCGATGAGATCCATACGCTTCTTGACCCTAAGGGAAGCATAGGCAATGTCGCCAATCTCCTGAAGCCTGAACTGGCGAGAGGTGAAATTACCGTCATCGGAGCTACCACACAGGAAGAGTACAGGAAAATCATCGAGCCTGAGCAGGCATTCAACAGGCGCTTTGAGGTTCTGACCGTTCATGAGCCCGATGAAAAAACCTGCGTCAAAATGATTGACGTCCTGCTGGACGGATATAAAAAACACCACGGGATAGAAGTGGAAAAAACCGCCCTTCCCGAATGTGTTCGCCTGGCGAAAAGATACGCCAAGGGTAAAAAGTTGCCGGATGCAGCGATTGACCTGCTGGACAGGACCATGTCGGCCATCAAGATGCTCGATGAGCTTTCGGAAAAGGAACTCGACAGCTGGAAGAGCAGTTATGAAAGCCTTCTGCTGGAAACCTATCCTGACGAGAAGGACAAGGCGGATGAACTGATCTGGACCTATAATTTGCTGAGAGATAAGATCAGCCCAATTCTCTGGGGATCTTTAAGCGAACAGCCGGCACTGGACAATTCGATGCCGGTAGAAGAGATCAGGAAAGTTATTGACCGTACCTACGAAGAGCTCCTTCAGCATGCTTCAAAAAAGAGAGAAAAAGTAGACCGGCTGGAACTGGCTGCCGTTATGGCTGCCAAAACCAATATCCCGATCGGGAAGATACAGGCCCAGGAAAAAGAAAAGCTTCTCAATATGGAATCCATGCTTCTGAAAAGAGTTGTGGGCCAGGATCATGCCCTTAAAATCCTTTCCGATGCGATTGTTGAAAACCGCAGCGGACTGAACAAACCGGGACAGCCGATAGGTTCATTTTTCCTTCTCGGACCTACGGGGACCGGGAAAACGGAACTGGCGAAATCCATGGCTGAACTGCTTTTTAATGACGAGAAAGCAATGGTCCGTTTTGATATGTCTGAATTTAAAGAAGAACATTCTGCGGCACTGCTTTACGGTGCGCCTCCGGGATATGTGGGATATGAAGAAGGCGGAATGCTGGTCAATAAAATCAGGCAGCAGCCTTATACGGTAGTCCTGTTTGATGAAATTGAAAAAGCTCATCATTCCGTTTTCGATGTGTTTTTACAGATCATGGATGAAGGAAAAGTCCATGATAAGCTGGGTAAGGAGGGCGATTTCAGTAATGCGCTCATCCTGTTTACCTCAAACATCGGAAGTGAGGAAATCGTACGTCAGTTTGAAGAAGGTAAGATCCCTGAATCTTCGGCTTTGATGCAGATCATGTCAGGTTCCGGAAAATTCAGGCCTGAGTTCCTGGCGAGGATTACAGAGATTATTCCGTTTGCACCAATCACAGAATCTATTGCGGAAAGGATTTTCAACATCCAGCTGAAATCTCTGCACAGCTCATTAAACCGTCTGGGCATTACCCTGAAAATTTCTGATGAGGCAGTGAAAAACCTTGCCTTGGGAGGCTTCAGCAGCAAATATGGCGCAAGGCAGATCTCCGGCGTGATCAGGGCACAGCTTGCCAGACCGATTTCGAAGATGATCGTAAGGGAAGAAGTGAAAGCCGGGCAGACCATCTTTGCAGACTGGGACCATGAAGAACAGAAGGTGAGCTGGAAAGTAGAAGAAGCATAA
- a CDS encoding T6SS phospholipase effector Tle1-like catalytic domain-containing protein, translating to MSIEYIVEGKVITQTGGDYRTFAKEGISHNSAETVEQKGAEAGVSYNKVQPISPADKPVNTIDVSLNLFFDGTLNNKTNTQAGSRQAAPEGSYANDFSNVAKGYDAVDPNAQNQVSYYIEGIGTVDMKSDGDTFGYPIRGAGMGMNERGVKAKATKGCVKGAEAIQMKFSGKTIDVLTVNVYGFSRGAAAARHFLHIASSTAKSEALSDKQIIVYPPTYYEKSDAEAMPSQYLIINEPDSPLLKYGYFGACLLSKNLKVKNIRFNFVGLYDTVASYGVNHKGTSLFGFSIVDDDSKQLGLNAVRNASFVLQLASAEEYRDNFSLTNIDSAGIRGLQLTLPGVHSDIGGGYVDNAEEKVLLYEQINSSTECKRFRDLLIEEGWFIDSEIWIESSVVPSKATIIKYRLWGKRNVSNEYGKVSLYHMIHYSKQFDVKYDENLVSRQEIKDAFIQGISSTLTSGYIVQCNSLRNQYVNDYNAHKNPSAGEYIAESKRYSYLDSNLDSGDLKKLRNRYLHWSANMDSIGMGPRVSGAKPLAERKRYILNG from the coding sequence ATGAGCATCGAATATATTGTAGAAGGGAAAGTCATTACACAGACCGGTGGCGACTACAGGACCTTCGCTAAAGAAGGCATCAGCCATAACAGTGCTGAAACCGTAGAGCAGAAAGGCGCGGAAGCAGGGGTAAGCTATAATAAGGTTCAGCCGATCAGTCCTGCTGATAAACCTGTGAATACCATCGATGTCAGCCTGAACCTGTTTTTTGACGGAACCCTGAACAACAAGACCAATACCCAGGCAGGAAGCCGCCAGGCTGCTCCCGAAGGAAGTTATGCCAATGACTTCAGTAATGTAGCCAAAGGCTATGATGCCGTTGATCCCAATGCACAGAACCAGGTATCTTATTACATCGAAGGCATCGGAACAGTGGATATGAAGTCTGATGGTGATACGTTCGGGTATCCGATCCGGGGAGCAGGGATGGGGATGAATGAAAGGGGCGTGAAAGCAAAAGCGACCAAAGGCTGTGTAAAAGGAGCGGAGGCCATCCAGATGAAATTTTCGGGGAAAACCATTGATGTGCTCACCGTTAATGTATACGGATTCAGCAGGGGAGCCGCGGCGGCGCGCCATTTTTTGCATATTGCGAGCAGCACAGCAAAATCAGAAGCCCTGTCGGATAAACAAATCATCGTCTATCCGCCTACGTATTATGAAAAATCAGATGCAGAGGCGATGCCTTCGCAATACCTGATCATCAATGAGCCGGATTCGCCACTGCTTAAATACGGGTATTTCGGAGCATGCCTGCTCAGCAAGAACCTGAAGGTTAAAAACATCAGATTTAATTTTGTCGGATTATACGATACTGTGGCTTCCTATGGAGTCAATCATAAAGGGACTTCATTATTCGGATTCAGTATTGTGGATGACGATTCCAAACAGCTGGGACTGAATGCCGTGAGGAACGCGTCTTTTGTCCTTCAGCTGGCGTCAGCAGAAGAATACCGGGATAATTTCAGCCTTACCAACATAGACAGTGCGGGAATCCGCGGTCTGCAGCTCACTTTGCCCGGTGTGCATTCAGACATCGGTGGCGGTTATGTGGATAATGCAGAAGAGAAAGTGCTGTTATACGAACAGATTAACAGCAGTACGGAATGCAAACGTTTCAGGGACCTTTTAATAGAAGAGGGCTGGTTCATTGACTCTGAAATATGGATCGAATCCAGTGTGGTTCCCAGCAAGGCTACCATAATCAAATATAGACTGTGGGGAAAAAGAAACGTATCCAATGAGTATGGTAAGGTTTCGCTGTATCACATGATTCATTATTCCAAACAGTTTGACGTTAAGTACGATGAAAATCTGGTGTCCCGCCAGGAAATCAAAGATGCTTTCATACAGGGAATCAGCAGTACATTAACCAGCGGATATATTGTTCAGTGCAACAGCCTGAGAAACCAGTATGTCAATGATTACAATGCCCATAAAAATCCTTCAGCAGGTGAATATATTGCTGAATCAAAGCGGTATTCTTACCTGGATTCAAATCTGGACAGCGGTGACCTGAAAAAACTCAGGAACCGTTACCTGCATTGGTCTGCCAATATGGATTCAATAGGAATGGGCCCGAGGGTATCCGGAGCAAAGCCTCTGGCAGAACGCAAAAGATATATACTCAATGGATAA
- the tssD gene encoding type VI secretion system tube protein TssD — MASNSRGILKFNGGEGQKLLKLNYSVSRSTDVSGRVASDPSNAIIKLSIEATEQSDILESLLNGKYKPTSGEITFNKSHEEGTLITLNWENGYVIQHEVDFDAIDTNNMLISFVVSAEKITYGDSAYHGVWPGSVNG; from the coding sequence ATGGCAAGCAATTCAAGAGGAATCTTAAAATTCAACGGCGGAGAAGGTCAGAAATTATTAAAACTGAACTACAGTGTTTCCAGATCTACAGATGTTTCCGGAAGAGTAGCCTCGGATCCTTCCAATGCAATCATTAAATTATCCATAGAAGCTACAGAGCAGTCAGACATTCTGGAAAGCCTACTTAATGGAAAATACAAACCTACTTCAGGAGAAATTACATTCAACAAATCCCATGAGGAAGGTACCCTGATCACCCTGAACTGGGAAAACGGATATGTTATCCAGCACGAAGTGGACTTCGACGCTATTGATACCAATAACATGCTGATCAGCTTCGTCGTAAGTGCAGAAAAAATTACATACGGAGATTCTGCGTACCACGGAGTATGGCCGGGATCAGTGAACGGCTAG
- a CDS encoding lytic transglycosylase domain-containing protein, whose amino-acid sequence MNSFRMIFTTILVWVCSWSAYGQFLSATDTSENSVRRYKTIINTNKDIVKFIEYSLSQKGLPRHLRNLALIESGFNRNVISGAGAVGVWQFMTSHANQYGLSEQNRNDLYKSTKTAVVSLSKLYKKYNNWVTVVAAYNCGEGNIAKAMQAAGSSQYHIFYKYLPDETINHVNKYLNACYATGELQSVLANYNSSRMNTVFLVNGGSKVSRPELAETDINAGFNLKVIADELHVNIDQLLAWNPGINETLQSKGESSFFLPMDLMPDFLMRKNKILSRSVKESSPVSQ is encoded by the coding sequence ATGAATAGTTTCAGAATGATTTTCACAACAATTCTGGTTTGGGTATGCTCATGGTCTGCGTACGGACAGTTTCTTTCGGCAACAGATACGTCCGAGAACAGCGTACGTAGGTATAAGACCATCATCAATACCAATAAGGATATTGTGAAATTTATAGAATATTCTCTTTCGCAGAAAGGGCTTCCACGCCACCTGAGAAATCTGGCACTTATTGAATCCGGTTTCAACAGAAATGTTATTTCCGGAGCCGGAGCAGTGGGAGTGTGGCAATTCATGACTTCCCATGCCAATCAGTACGGACTCTCGGAACAGAACCGTAATGACCTGTACAAAAGCACGAAAACAGCCGTTGTCTCCCTGTCCAAACTGTATAAAAAGTACAACAACTGGGTTACCGTCGTGGCTGCGTACAACTGCGGTGAAGGCAATATTGCCAAAGCGATGCAGGCGGCAGGTTCATCACAGTACCATATTTTCTATAAATACCTGCCTGATGAGACCATTAATCACGTTAACAAATACCTCAATGCATGCTATGCTACCGGTGAGCTGCAAAGCGTACTGGCGAATTATAATTCCTCAAGGATGAATACCGTCTTTCTTGTGAACGGCGGAAGTAAAGTCAGCCGTCCCGAACTTGCGGAAACCGATATCAATGCAGGATTCAACCTGAAAGTGATTGCAGATGAGCTGCACGTGAATATAGACCAGCTACTCGCCTGGAACCCGGGAATCAACGAAACCCTTCAGAGCAAAGGGGAAAGTTCATTTTTCCTGCCTATGGACCTCATGCCTGATTTCCTGATGAGAAAAAATAAGATTCTCTCACGGTCTGTAAAGGAAAGCAGTCCTGTATCCCAGTAA
- a CDS encoding type VI secretion system Vgr family protein, producing the protein MKTESQDTVKNPSFRPSQNADGISESHHNGINRLVKLSLVVEGQVIRYYKHFRLKQSTRRHHEFTLTLAYDALGNRQTHTLEEANKFLGKRLTAVISYKDIENSPERTFVGVITGVAYSQENMSLGNIVLSGYSPTILLDGAPHIQSFGGAQPVNMSIIANEVIKQGIDMERFDVSIDANDYSQIIYSSQYDETHYNYLARMAEAYGEQFYYDGEVLHFGKLPSQNKPIKLTYGSSASDVKVELKAVHTKPQFYGYNSSRNEKLTSGETPVQHVSDMAKTAYQNNDRIYKTPALRVAPIKAATHVDVEHSQRSAAGSEAVNVFSISGNTTVPFLHPGCVVDVQMRKPDSNETSYFTRVMVTEVSHEIDTIGHYKGSFESIASDTGFLPKPDYTIPKAEPQIATVISNADPEGQGRVQVRFDWQTNDTTHFIRMMSPDAGGTDQITQNRGYVAIPEVGDQVMVNFVHSHPDRPFVMGGMFHGGVGLGGGADNRVKAIQTRSGHRIVFTEDESIIITDKSGNEIQLDTTGSNITITAPETMTFNCKNMNINVGMNMTTNVGMNKSDTIMVNYTESVGSMKYLSTGADFLTNVVGKMSHYVKGDMEVYGEKEHKVTSMKGVEVSSQGKVEHHAEKEVQNNSGEKSKNH; encoded by the coding sequence ATGAAAACAGAATCACAAGATACAGTAAAGAATCCCTCTTTCCGACCGTCACAGAATGCAGACGGTATTTCGGAAAGCCATCACAACGGAATCAACAGGCTGGTAAAGCTTTCCTTAGTGGTGGAAGGGCAGGTAATCCGATATTACAAGCATTTCAGGCTGAAGCAAAGTACCAGGAGGCACCATGAATTTACCCTCACACTGGCTTATGATGCTTTGGGAAACCGCCAGACCCATACGCTTGAAGAAGCGAATAAATTTCTCGGAAAGCGGCTGACCGCGGTTATCTCTTATAAAGATATCGAAAACAGCCCCGAAAGGACTTTTGTAGGGGTGATTACAGGAGTGGCATACAGCCAGGAAAATATGAGCCTTGGAAATATTGTGCTTTCAGGCTATAGCCCGACCATTTTACTGGACGGAGCCCCGCATATTCAGAGTTTCGGAGGTGCACAGCCGGTTAATATGAGCATCATTGCCAATGAAGTAATCAAACAGGGCATTGATATGGAACGGTTTGATGTAAGCATCGATGCCAATGATTATTCACAGATTATCTACAGCAGCCAGTATGACGAAACACATTACAATTACCTGGCAAGAATGGCGGAAGCTTATGGAGAACAGTTTTACTATGACGGTGAAGTCCTTCATTTCGGGAAACTTCCTTCCCAGAACAAACCGATTAAGCTTACTTACGGCAGCAGCGCCAGTGATGTCAAGGTGGAGCTGAAAGCTGTCCATACCAAGCCTCAGTTTTACGGATACAACAGCAGCAGGAATGAAAAGCTGACGTCAGGGGAAACGCCGGTACAGCATGTTAGCGATATGGCAAAAACAGCCTATCAGAATAACGATAGAATCTATAAAACACCTGCTCTCAGAGTGGCTCCCATCAAAGCAGCTACCCATGTGGATGTGGAACACTCCCAGAGAAGTGCGGCAGGCAGCGAAGCTGTCAATGTATTTTCAATCTCAGGAAATACCACCGTGCCGTTCCTGCATCCGGGATGCGTTGTGGATGTACAGATGAGAAAGCCTGACTCCAATGAAACATCCTATTTTACCAGAGTAATGGTTACGGAAGTATCCCATGAAATCGATACCATCGGCCATTATAAGGGCAGTTTTGAAAGCATAGCTTCAGATACAGGATTTTTACCGAAACCCGATTATACCATTCCTAAAGCCGAACCGCAAATCGCTACCGTTATTTCCAATGCAGACCCGGAAGGGCAGGGAAGGGTGCAGGTGAGGTTCGACTGGCAGACCAATGATACTACCCACTTCATCAGGATGATGAGCCCTGATGCCGGCGGAACCGATCAGATCACCCAGAACAGGGGTTATGTAGCGATTCCGGAGGTAGGAGACCAGGTAATGGTGAACTTTGTCCACAGTCACCCGGACCGGCCGTTTGTCATGGGCGGAATGTTCCATGGAGGCGTTGGACTGGGAGGCGGTGCTGATAACCGTGTGAAAGCCATCCAGACCCGGAGCGGGCACAGGATCGTATTTACGGAAGATGAAAGCATCATCATTACAGATAAATCCGGCAATGAAATCCAGCTGGATACTACCGGCAGCAATATCACCATTACCGCACCCGAGACCATGACGTTCAACTGTAAGAATATGAACATCAATGTCGGGATGAATATGACAACCAATGTGGGAATGAATAAATCAGACACCATCATGGTCAATTACACCGAAAGTGTAGGATCAATGAAATACCTCTCTACAGGCGCCGATTTCCTCACCAATGTGGTAGGTAAAATGAGCCACTACGTGAAAGGGGATATGGAGGTATACGGTGAAAAAGAGCACAAAGTGACCAGCATGAAAGGGGTGGAAGTAAGCAGCCAGGGCAAGGTGGAACACCATGCGGAAAAAGAAGTTCAGAATAACAGTGGAGAGAAATCTAAAAATCACTAG
- the tssD gene encoding type VI secretion system tube protein TssD, which yields MMANNSRGILKFNGGGDQKLLKLNYSVSRSTDVSGRVASDPSNAIIKLTVEATEQSDILESLLNGKYKPTKGEITFNKSHEEGTLITLSWENGYVIQHEVDFDAIDSNNMLISFVVSAEKITYGNSFYDGIWPLG from the coding sequence ATTATGGCAAACAATTCAAGAGGAATCTTAAAATTCAACGGTGGGGGAGATCAGAAATTATTAAAACTGAACTACAGTGTCTCCAGATCTACAGATGTATCCGGAAGAGTAGCCTCAGATCCTTCCAATGCGATTATCAAATTAACCGTGGAGGCTACTGAGCAGTCGGACATCCTGGAAAGCTTGCTGAACGGAAAATACAAACCTACAAAAGGAGAAATCACATTCAATAAATCCCATGAGGAAGGTACCCTGATCACCCTTAGCTGGGAAAACGGATATGTCATCCAGCACGAAGTGGACTTTGATGCTATAGACAGCAACAATATGCTGATCAGCTTCGTGGTAAGCGCAGAAAAAATCACATACGGTAATTCTTTCTACGACGGTATCTGGCCGCTGGGGTAA
- a CDS encoding DUF2931 family protein, with protein sequence MDKYKVFIFLLGMLQLINCQDMSKKDMPLPSYSVQISHPWNNYLVTPVEDEIITLEGVPAHLPYGSSSGTWGDSGKGFTEQGGTPIGADIVYFSNYEDTFYHLKADFPKEKIQDLVQRAYANEESKSSDEPLKEFINIRDKPDYNEKYNKFGMSYYKFGTLVFGFAPKGMVVVWLRFGYVEIQLGEFQAEVVKDDQKYAEKMFSAISQTRQEIKAKMFIPDASPAEWKNYQKRYAWAPYISSENKGLKVFRMQPEYYNGEKEIMLRPWVEKPPVKERSVPKEIAFFWETGKGQAFEGRAFFSWEKVNEQFSKAGKDFKMDIRIAPDNSSFQVLVNQQPVPTDSTRVYQSDFTFKESYR encoded by the coding sequence ATGGATAAATACAAAGTTTTTATTTTTCTGCTGGGTATGCTCCAGCTTATCAACTGTCAGGATATGAGTAAAAAAGATATGCCTTTGCCGAGTTATAGTGTACAGATTTCACATCCATGGAACAATTATCTGGTTACCCCGGTAGAAGATGAGATTATTACCCTGGAGGGTGTTCCGGCGCATTTACCGTACGGCAGCTCATCGGGAACCTGGGGAGATTCTGGGAAAGGATTTACTGAGCAGGGCGGCACACCGATCGGTGCGGATATCGTCTATTTTTCCAATTATGAAGATACCTTTTACCATCTTAAAGCAGACTTTCCCAAAGAGAAAATTCAGGATCTTGTTCAGAGAGCATATGCGAATGAGGAATCAAAATCTTCGGATGAACCTTTAAAGGAATTCATCAATATCAGGGATAAACCTGATTATAATGAAAAATACAATAAGTTCGGAATGTCCTACTACAAGTTCGGGACGCTTGTTTTCGGTTTTGCCCCGAAAGGAATGGTGGTGGTGTGGCTTCGTTTCGGCTATGTAGAAATACAGTTGGGTGAATTTCAGGCCGAGGTAGTGAAGGATGACCAGAAATATGCAGAAAAGATGTTCTCTGCAATATCCCAGACAAGGCAGGAGATCAAAGCAAAGATGTTTATTCCTGATGCGTCGCCTGCCGAATGGAAGAATTATCAGAAAAGATATGCCTGGGCACCTTATATCAGCTCAGAAAATAAAGGATTGAAGGTTTTCAGGATGCAGCCGGAATACTATAATGGGGAAAAAGAAATCATGCTCCGTCCCTGGGTAGAAAAACCTCCGGTTAAAGAGCGTTCGGTGCCTAAAGAGATTGCTTTCTTCTGGGAAACCGGAAAAGGACAGGCGTTTGAGGGCCGGGCTTTTTTCAGCTGGGAGAAAGTCAATGAACAGTTCAGCAAAGCAGGAAAAGATTTTAAAATGGATATCAGGATTGCTCCGGACAACAGCAGTTTTCAGGTGCTGGTTAATCAGCAGCCGGTTCCAACCGACAGTACAAGGGTTTACCAAAGTGATTTTACTTTTAAAGAATCCTATCGTTAA
- a CDS encoding type VI secretion system Vgr family protein, with translation MNEASKMTDPIRTEDRIWSRQPTSRIHNAVAIAESQILGINRVVRLDIVIEGKIIRHFKHFKLRQSAVKHHEFDLMLAYDSLGKPENHNLEEAQNFLGKRITVIFRYKDLESSPERSFVGVITEVGFSQEKGSLGNIVLSGFSPTVLLDAAPHIQSFGGGQEVSLNSIADQIIKEGLGQNKFDYRVDAQHGNVSYSSQYEETHYNYLARIAEAYGEQFYYDGEVLHFGKLPPQEKPVKLVYGSSVTDIRITMKAQHVNPTFYGYNSSKNEKLTTGNSKISHTSDIARRAYEISEKIFTTPSLRVAPIKAISFMDIDASQKGTAGSKASDVFVTSGSTTVPFLYPGCIADVEMRKEDSNETAYFTKLMIIATEHEVDSRGYYTGTFEAIASDTGYIPRPEFEVPKAEPQFAKVISNTDPLNQGRVQVQFDWQNGPSTTELIRVMTPDGGSSEKVSKNRGFMAIPEVGDQVIVNFVHQHPDRPFVMGGMFHGQVGGGGGTGNNIKSLSTRSGNKLELNDGEGSVLLTDQGGAHMKFDGAGNAVTNANNNKTVTVGNDNTVNAGSKHCTDVGKGQSILNMDKNGVIDLNGATKVTLKVGESYIEITGTAITIKSDTVNVEGGTLTNVGKTGGSPGMVVNSNVTITGGQVDIN, from the coding sequence ATGAACGAGGCTTCAAAGATGACAGACCCTATCCGTACGGAAGACCGGATCTGGTCCCGGCAGCCTACCTCCAGAATTCATAATGCAGTTGCCATCGCAGAAAGCCAGATACTGGGAATCAATCGTGTAGTCAGGCTTGACATCGTTATCGAAGGTAAAATAATCCGGCATTTTAAACACTTTAAGCTCAGGCAGAGTGCTGTAAAACACCATGAATTTGATCTGATGCTTGCTTACGACAGCCTTGGCAAGCCAGAAAACCATAATCTGGAAGAAGCCCAGAATTTTTTAGGCAAAAGGATCACCGTTATTTTCAGGTATAAAGATCTTGAAAGCAGTCCTGAAAGAAGTTTTGTGGGTGTCATTACGGAAGTGGGTTTCAGCCAGGAAAAAGGCAGCTTGGGAAATATTGTCCTCAGTGGATTCAGCCCTACCGTTCTTCTGGATGCCGCACCTCACATCCAGAGTTTCGGCGGCGGCCAGGAAGTCAGTCTGAATAGCATTGCAGATCAGATTATCAAAGAAGGGCTGGGACAGAATAAATTTGATTACAGGGTAGATGCTCAGCACGGAAATGTTTCGTACAGTTCGCAGTATGAGGAAACGCACTATAATTATCTGGCAAGAATTGCAGAAGCATACGGAGAACAGTTTTATTATGACGGTGAAGTGCTGCATTTCGGGAAACTGCCTCCTCAGGAAAAACCGGTCAAATTAGTATACGGCAGCAGCGTGACCGATATCAGGATAACCATGAAGGCTCAGCATGTCAATCCCACTTTTTACGGTTACAACAGCAGCAAGAACGAAAAGCTGACTACCGGAAATTCAAAAATCAGTCATACATCAGATATTGCCAGACGCGCTTATGAAATATCTGAAAAGATATTTACTACGCCCTCACTGCGGGTAGCTCCGATAAAAGCCATATCATTCATGGACATTGATGCTTCCCAAAAAGGGACTGCCGGGAGCAAAGCTTCCGATGTTTTCGTGACCTCAGGTTCTACTACGGTTCCTTTCCTGTATCCGGGATGCATTGCCGATGTGGAAATGCGGAAGGAAGACAGCAATGAAACGGCTTATTTTACCAAACTCATGATTATTGCCACAGAGCATGAAGTTGATTCCAGAGGATACTATACCGGTACTTTTGAAGCCATAGCTTCCGATACAGGATATATTCCCCGCCCGGAATTCGAGGTACCCAAAGCTGAGCCTCAGTTTGCCAAAGTCATTTCCAATACCGATCCGTTAAACCAGGGCCGTGTGCAGGTTCAGTTTGACTGGCAGAACGGGCCGTCCACCACAGAATTGATCAGGGTAATGACTCCTGATGGAGGAAGCAGTGAAAAAGTAAGCAAAAACCGGGGATTTATGGCTATTCCTGAGGTTGGCGATCAGGTCATTGTTAATTTCGTCCATCAGCATCCGGACCGTCCTTTCGTGATGGGAGGAATGTTCCACGGACAGGTAGGCGGTGGTGGCGGTACAGGAAACAATATCAAAAGCCTGAGCACCCGCAGCGGAAACAAGCTGGAGCTTAACGATGGCGAAGGCTCGGTACTCTTAACCGACCAGGGCGGTGCCCATATGAAGTTTGATGGTGCCGGAAATGCCGTTACCAACGCCAATAACAATAAGACCGTTACCGTAGGAAACGATAATACCGTCAATGCCGGGTCTAAGCATTGCACGGATGTAGGAAAAGGACAAAGTATCCTGAATATGGATAAAAATGGGGTCATCGATCTCAACGGTGCTACAAAGGTTACCCTGAAAGTAGGGGAAAGCTATATTGAGATTACAGGAACGGCCATAACCATTAAATCAGATACCGTAAATGTAGAAGGCGGTACGCTTACCAATGTAGGAAAAACCGGGGGAAGTCCGGGAATGGTTGTTAACAGCAATGTGACAATTACAGGTGGCCAGGTGGATATAAATTAA